In Dermatophagoides farinae isolate YC_2012a chromosome 9, ASM2471394v1, whole genome shotgun sequence, a genomic segment contains:
- the LOC142597815 gene encoding uncharacterized protein LOC142597815: protein MKFFIVIFLCIATRIVDRQQQQQRFVYGLPTGKLTTSTTATRNSDNDYDDMGLEEEEDPENYLWNMSTSTGDGIQPSFTDDELQEILNSMHLPTTMTTNVSTFDYSGGGGGDGGGGIPSDMISNPMNHSQQGFVIVWRNPYPFSNDSNDSELLGRNGDDDRDDEDDDHPLPHPKPHPKPHPPKYDFDEMEQRDFLRTVIFLANQQIRIKFHLCEIRRFRSHYVRRWNLYRCSSRFTVARLGKPCDPDKTYDGYVNFIVQNPELPPLLAIRYYVFQFLYESSMALVNKMNDNHLSLSSSSIPWNQLQQSNDQIMIHHQNQQLSSSDIHPL, encoded by the coding sequence atgaaattttttatcgtGATTTTTCTGTGTATTGCAACCAGAATCGTtgatcgacaacaacaacaacaacgattcgTTTATGGATTACCTACAGGTAAATTGACAACCTCGACAACAGCGACAAGAAACAgcgataatgattatgatgatatgggactagaagaagaagaagatccAGAAAATTATCTTTGGAATATGTCCACTAGTACAGGTGATGGTATACAACCATCAtttactgatgatgaattacaaGAAATTCTTAATAGTATGCACttaccaacaacaatgacaacgaaTGTATCGACATTTGAttatagtggtggtggtggtggtgatggtggtggtggtatccCATCTGATATGATTTCCAATCCGATGAATCATTCACAACAAGGATTCGTAATTGTTTGGCGTAATCCATATCCATTTtcgaatgattcaaatgattctgAATTACTTGGTCGtaatggcgatgatgatcgtgatgatgaagatgatgatcatccaCTACCACATCCAAAACCGCATCCAAAACCACATCCACCAAAATATGATTTCGATGAAATGGAACAACGTGATTTTCTACGTACAGTAATTTTTTTAGCCAATCAACAGATTCGtataaaatttcatctttGTGAAATAAGACGATTTCGTAGCCATTATGTACGTCGTTGGAATCTTTATAGATGTTCATCAAGATTTACTGTTGCACGTTTGGGTAAACCATGTGATCCGGATAAAACATATGATGGTTATGTTAATTTTATTGTACAAAATCCTGAattaccaccattattaGCGATACGTTATTATgtatttcaatttctatATGAATCATCGATGGCATTagtgaataaaatgaatgataatcatttatcattatcatcatcttcaatacCATGGAATCAATTACAACAATCAAACGATCAGATCATGAtacatcatcagaatcaacaactatcatcatcagatataCATCCTTTGTGA
- the LOC124497443 gene encoding uncharacterized protein LOC124497443 isoform X2 encodes MLMMMMFKQRTLIPILYLFTVLIYTTIFAAAAIDDNNNQTTTTITTTSFNVTDDLSNQTTTTITTPSFNVTHNGNETTMITAATTNVTVDTNHTTNITVLPPVISTTILTTTMKIMTTTTEKSDPLIPWIVFIAFIFIPMILIASILLLLLFITLFEDKNRKKRSRSHGSTIVTNLDYPIKLLPSLSDEHRFPEPHESPLSTMIHSEPKPGHYFLDVKTTVKFLQTNQLYHPHSGLLFNLIPNVLYDPLKHCNIRTNINDGTMETPTSSQVYSSFTNEIYERYQFMTFDPEHERFSLTEYDDNIQRLPIELTPDDYVQIYQHLLNKSTSKKKKEKSTSASSSKRKNPLLLDRRDFTKPQTADFHQTPRSFSPAMPTPKSSANNDGKNPNIADDEQSQYESVMFKM; translated from the coding sequence atgttgatgatgatgatgtttaaaCAACGAACATTGATACCGATTCTCTATCTTTTTACTGTTTTAATCTATACAACAATAttcgctgctgctgctattgatgataataataatcaaacgacgacaacgataacaacaacatcattcaaCGTCACTGATGATTTAAGTAAtcaaacgacgacgacgataacAACACCATCATTCAACGTCACTcataatggtaatgaaacaacaatgattaccgcagcaacaacaaatgtcaCTGTGGATACAAATCATACAACGAATATTACCGTATTGCCACCTgtaatatcaacaacaatattgacCACGACAATGAAGattatgacaacaacaacggaaaaATCTGATCCATTAATACCATGGATTGTATTCATtgcattcatattcataCCAATGATTTTAATTGCATCAATTCTATTGTTGCTATTATTCATCACATTGTTTGAGGATAAAAATCGTAAAAAAAGATCTCGATCACATGGATCAACAATTGTCACGAATCTTGATTatccaatcaaattattgCCATCATTATCGGATGAACATCGTTTTCCAGAGCCACAtgaatcaccattatcaacaatgattCATAGTGAACCGAAACCAGGGCATTATTTTCTTGATGTAAAAACTACTGTTAAATTTTtgcaaacaaatcaattatatCATCCACATTCAGGTCTATTGTTTAATCTTATACCAAATGTTCTTTATGATCCATTAAAACATTGTAATATTCGTACGAATATCAATGATGGTACGATGGAAACACCAACATCAAGTCAGGTGTATAGTTCATTTACTAATGAAATATATGAACGTTATCAATTCATGACATTTGATCCAGAACATGAACGTTTCTCATTAAccgaatatgatgataatattcaaCGATTACCAATCGAATTGACACCAGATGATTATGTACAAATCTATCAacatttattgaataaatcaacttcaaagaagaaaaaagaaaaatctacatctgcatcatcatcaaaacgaaaaaatccattattattggatcgTCGTGATTTTACTAAACCACAAACAGCcgattttcatcaaacacCACGATCATTTTCACCAGCCATGCCAACACCAAAATCATCagctaataatgatggtaaaaaTCCGAATATagctgatgatgaacaaagtCAATATGAAAGTGTTATGTTTAAAATgtga
- the LOC124498086 gene encoding putative protein phosphatase 2C 4 gives MFSPFRSTCLAKIQTDNGRCSRFEYAVANCQGWRRTQEDAHLAIADLERNTSIFAVFDGHNGPEIAKFVAEYLPKHLLRNRNYRHGNIERGIQESFMALDELLITKEANELLVGQYRDRRPMIPHLGMDEPLGYFVGCTAVVLLVKNDIYYCANIGDSRCLVGRPNGGRLTAHQLSFDHKPTVQEERTRVEHAGGTIINGRINGGIDISRAFGDHNYKLNKRLNRKQQMIIAWPHTAVEKINADDRFIVLICDGIWNAISNQDLIEYIDKCMNEEMPLTRICESVIQRILPVNSMPKQGIAGKDNMTIMIIKKLPFNNNNEFDQQQTNEQLSSLLIGSSILERLRAQQQRQHQQQQRLWNGLAIRNSV, from the exons ATGTTTTCACCATTTCGATCAACGTGTTTggcaaaaattcaaacagaTAATGGTCGCTGTTCACGATTTGAATATGCTGTTGCCAATTGTCAAGGTTGGCGACGAACACAAGAAGATGCTCATCTAGCTATTGCTGATCTTGAACGAAATACATCCATATTTGCCGTTTTTGATGGACATAATGGACCTGAAATTGCTAAATTTGTTGCAGAATATCTGCCAAAACATTTGTTAAGGAATCGAAATTATCGCCATGGTAATATTGAACGTGGTATACAGGAATCATTCATGGCATTAGACGAACTATTGATCACTAAAGAGGCGAATGAATTATTAGTAGGACAATATCGTGATCGACGACCAATGATACCACATCTTGGTATGGATGAACCATTGGGTTATTTTGTTGGTTGTACTGCCGTCGTATTGTTGGTTAAAAATGACATCTATTATTGTGCTAATATTGGTGATTCAAGATGTTTGGTTGGAAGACCAAACGGTGGTCGTCTAACAGCTCATCAACtatcatttgatcataaaCCAACAGTACAGGAAGAACGAACACGTGTAGAACATGCTGGTGGTACTATTATCAATGGTCGAATTAATGGTGGTATCGATATATCCAGAGCATTTGGTGATCATAATTATAAACTAAATAAACGattgaatagaaaacaaCAGATGATTATTGCATGGCCACATACGGctgttgaaaaaatcaatgctGATGATCGTTTTATTGTATTAATATGTGATGGAATATGGAATGCTATTAGCAATCAAgatttaattgaatatattgataaatgtatgaatgaagaaatgcCATTAACTCGTATTTGTGAATCAGTTATACAGCGGATATTACCGGTAAATTCAATGCCTAAACAAGGTATTGCCGGTAAAGATAATATGaccataatgattataaagaAATTACCATT taataataataatgaatttgatcaacagcaaacaaatgaacaattatcatcattattgattggttCATCAATATTGGAACGATTACgtgcacaacaacaacgacaacatcaacaacaacaacgattatGGAATGGATTGGCAATAAGAAATTCGGTGTAA
- the LOC142597814 gene encoding uncharacterized protein LOC142597814: MILSSFHSKANTKNRIKQQRQQTKGKHREIIEMKQMMMMNPNELMKCDYKILLIGSKGSGKSSLVGRFLGRPFNQRMKPTVGFNLMTLDLNYENDHLINVELWDTAGGKNTGLSNGQFYYRDVNLVIAVFDLTNMEQSFFHDCLQWINDFHHHHHYYRSDNVDDDDDDDVKIMIVGNKLDSNIDDINNLKSIEKYSKTIQPNIRLYCTSALTMEGTEQLFEDITKQIIDSYCRKQQREQMKNNNNISNHHRSDYISYDHHDSIIMESKQQQTTSWLIVSNDLSISSTKLYDDADYDPFNGQLMNNNGDDDDGGGGGASGGGVQKSNLKQKTKSSLTLALFLRKLFCLI; this comes from the exons atgatattatcatcatttcattcgaagGCAAACACGAAGAATCGaattaaacaacaacgacaacaaacgAAAGGAAAACATCgagaaataattgaaatgaaacaaatgatgatgatgaatccaaatgaattgatgaaatgtgATTATAAAATCCTATTGATCGGTTCAAAAGGTTCCGGTAAATCCAGTTTGGTTGGCAGATTTCTTGGCCGTCCATTCAATCAACGTATGAAACCAACAGTTGGTTTTAATTTGATGACATTAGATTT aaattatgaaaatgacCATCTGATCAATGTTGAATTATGGGATACGGCTGGCGGCAAAAATACTGGCCTTTCGAATGGACAATTTTATTATCGTGATGTTAATCTTGTGATTGCTGTATTCGATCTAACCAATATggaacaatcattttttcatgattgTTTACAATGgatcaatgattttcatcatcatcaccattattatcgatctgataatgtggatgatgatgatgatgatgatgttaaaataatgattgttggcaataaattggattcaaatatcgatgatattaataatttgaaaagtattgaaaaatattcaaaaaccATACAGCCAAATATTCGTTTGTATTGTACATCGGCATTAACAATGGAAGGTACTGAACAGCTATTTGAAGATATAACCAAACAAATTATCGATTCATATTGTCGTAAACAGCAAcgtgaacaaatgaaaaataataacaacatttccaatcatcatcgatctgACTATATCTcgtatgatcatcatgattcaataattatGGAAtcaaaacagcaacaaacaacatcatggcttattgtttcaaatgatcTATCCATTTCATCGACAAAATTATATGATGACGCTGATTATGATCCATTCAATGGACaattgatgaacaataatggtgatgacgatgacggtggtggtggtggtgctagtggtggtggtgtacAGAAATCGAatctgaaacaaaaaacaaaatcatcattaacattggCATTATTTTTACGAAAATTATTCTGTCTAATTTAA
- the LOC142597811 gene encoding uncharacterized protein LOC142597811, with the protein MMMYRLLLMIFMATLMMAECCPLHDAITMMARSSSSTTSDHLRLNNETMAKIYQNVSGLLKEINGNGVAGGNGGGSADSILVHLNQTSTNTSTMALIVKNEASVNKNNNNDIYEQYRMYYVQLADEPMATNNGYYRLYWKLFIDTFRNQMNNVMTTVWSPVTAITKYWRPNGPKQQQNNDKHSFGVLNQFTLPIILHAIDLPESIEQRIIEIQDFELESKKSSNESSSNGVATAKVVNGGNNNESKVTIETNIVQQMAKKILMRAITAFKGHLWAQLPRIRPSMLRVTGNNNGIGVFITDKGVRINLIGEQKSNGDVEFFEKKTLIKSQIK; encoded by the coding sequence atgatgatgtatcgattattattgatgatttttatggCAACTTTAATGATGGCCGAATGTTGTCCATTACATGATGCCATTACAATGATGGcacgttcatcatcatcaacaacatcggaTCATCTTcgtttgaataatgaaacaatggCTAAAATCTATCAAAATGTATCGGGATTGTTGAAAGAAATCAATGGTAATGGTGTTGctggtggtaatggtggtggttcgGCTGATAGTATTTTGGTACATTTAaatcaaacatcaacaaatacATCAACAATGGCATTGATTGTTAAAAATGAAGCATCggttaataaaaataataataacgatattTATGAACAATATCGAATGTATTATGTACAATTAGCTGATGAGCCAATGGCAACAAACAATGGTTATTATCGTTTATATTGGAAATTATTTATCGATACATTTCgtaatcaaatgaacaatGTAATGACAACAGTTTGGTCACCAGTTACGGCTATTACAAAATATTGGCGTCCAAATGgtccaaaacaacaacaaaataacgataaacattcatttggtgtattgaatcaatttacaTTGCCAATTATATTACATGCTATTGATTTACCCGAATCAATTGAACAGCGTATTATTGAAATACAGGATTTTGAATTGGAAtccaaaaaatcatcaaatgaatcatcatcaaatggtgTGGCCACTGCTAAAGTTGTTaatggtggtaataataatgaatcaaaagtAACAATTGAAACTAATATTGTACAACAGATGgctaaaaaaatattgatgcgTGCCATAACCGCATTCAAGGGTCATCTTTGGGCACAATTGCCAAGAATTCGTCCATCAATGTTACGTGTAACTGGTAATAACAATGGTATTGGTGTGTTCATCACCGATAAAGGTGTACgtatcaatttgattggtgaacaaaaatcgaatggtgatgttgaattttttgaaaaaaaaacattgataaaatcacaaatcaaataa
- the LOC124497443 gene encoding uncharacterized protein LOC124497443 isoform X1: MFSYVECSSFVVYKIQLFDHYYELPPLVCATFNNVVKQFRIFVLFFFICFGPKLSVYINPIISVYFESLNTHTHTHMLMMMMFKQRTLIPILYLFTVLIYTTIFAAAAIDDNNNQTTTTITTTSFNVTDDLSNQTTTTITTPSFNVTHNGNETTMITAATTNVTVDTNHTTNITVLPPVISTTILTTTMKIMTTTTEKSDPLIPWIVFIAFIFIPMILIASILLLLLFITLFEDKNRKKRSRSHGSTIVTNLDYPIKLLPSLSDEHRFPEPHESPLSTMIHSEPKPGHYFLDVKTTVKFLQTNQLYHPHSGLLFNLIPNVLYDPLKHCNIRTNINDGTMETPTSSQVYSSFTNEIYERYQFMTFDPEHERFSLTEYDDNIQRLPIELTPDDYVQIYQHLLNKSTSKKKKEKSTSASSSKRKNPLLLDRRDFTKPQTADFHQTPRSFSPAMPTPKSSANNDGKNPNIADDEQSQYESVMFKM; this comes from the exons ATGTTTTCATATGTtgaatgttcatcatttgttgtgtataaaattcaattatttgatcattattacgaATTACCACCGCTAGTCTGCGCCACTTTCAACAATGTGGTAAAAcaatttcgaatttttgttttgttttttttcatttgctttGGTCCAAAATTAAGTGTGTATATAAATCCGATAA TTTCAGTTTATTTTGAATctttaaacacacacacacacacacatatgttgatgatgatgatgtttaaaCAACGAACATTGATACCGATTCTCTATCTTTTTACTGTTTTAATCTATACAACAATAttcgctgctgctgctattgatgataataataatcaaacgacgacaacgataacaacaacatcattcaaCGTCACTGATGATTTAAGTAAtcaaacgacgacgacgataacAACACCATCATTCAACGTCACTcataatggtaatgaaacaacaatgattaccgcagcaacaacaaatgtcaCTGTGGATACAAATCATACAACGAATATTACCGTATTGCCACCTgtaatatcaacaacaatattgacCACGACAATGAAGattatgacaacaacaacggaaaaATCTGATCCATTAATACCATGGATTGTATTCATtgcattcatattcataCCAATGATTTTAATTGCATCAATTCTATTGTTGCTATTATTCATCACATTGTTTGAGGATAAAAATCGTAAAAAAAGATCTCGATCACATGGATCAACAATTGTCACGAATCTTGATTatccaatcaaattattgCCATCATTATCGGATGAACATCGTTTTCCAGAGCCACAtgaatcaccattatcaacaatgattCATAGTGAACCGAAACCAGGGCATTATTTTCTTGATGTAAAAACTACTGTTAAATTTTtgcaaacaaatcaattatatCATCCACATTCAGGTCTATTGTTTAATCTTATACCAAATGTTCTTTATGATCCATTAAAACATTGTAATATTCGTACGAATATCAATGATGGTACGATGGAAACACCAACATCAAGTCAGGTGTATAGTTCATTTACTAATGAAATATATGAACGTTATCAATTCATGACATTTGATCCAGAACATGAACGTTTCTCATTAAccgaatatgatgataatattcaaCGATTACCAATCGAATTGACACCAGATGATTATGTACAAATCTATCAacatttattgaataaatcaacttcaaagaagaaaaaagaaaaatctacatctgcatcatcatcaaaacgaaaaaatccattattattggatcgTCGTGATTTTACTAAACCACAAACAGCcgattttcatcaaacacCACGATCATTTTCACCAGCCATGCCAACACCAAAATCATCagctaataatgatggtaaaaaTCCGAATATagctgatgatgaacaaagtCAATATGAAAGTGTTATGTTTAAAATgtga